Proteins from one Drosophila gunungcola strain Sukarami chromosome 3R, Dgunungcola_SK_2, whole genome shotgun sequence genomic window:
- the LOC128252535 gene encoding katanin p60 ATPase-containing subunit A1 isoform X2 has product MFNTSAQNWFGMGQASVAPAGGVAQLLNNNNSNLYNQPQQTASHPFMRQRSLTSSNPALERSTAMSVRPQSPPNVQVEYEVAMPFVSAYRHTPYHSLWDLHQCSSTPPTSLSHMARMMDSLILDSLSPFAFTKITATSRPTRNATLKKASEGGHSSTAERHRPINNLGSNAPGGLGIGGSVPLRSKQRLPTQEVAPQPRASQAAQMPFPSQQQDNRWVSSLRRRDPELQPTLPSISSNANSSSLGQSHHGSAGNVGLAGAGAPTPVSSMGAMRLGRPSRASAMTAALRKSRSVERLRARKLSTNTQLTLKHKPVKKNSLDENSNSDDQDATTSLEDNSHAQSLSTSHNTPKCSPKTKAKHFSPLGYEAHLVDTLEKDILQRHPCIKWTDVAGLNEAKTILQEAVVLPVIMPEFFKGIRRPWRGVLMVGPPGTGKTMLAKAVATECGTTFFNVSSSTLTSKYRGESEKLVRLLFEMARFYAPSTIFIDEIDALCASRGSDSEHEASRRFKAELLIQMDGLNATMQEEKVIMVLAATNHPWDIDEAFRRRFEKRIYIPLPNEDTRSALLNLCLKDVCLSPSLNTGMIGDELQGYSGSDISNVCRDASMMAMRRLISGRTPDQIKQIRREEVDQPITLQDFQDARQRTKKSVSADDVARFEKWMEEYGSC; this is encoded by the exons ATGTTCAACACCAGTGCCCAGAATTGGTTCGGCATGGGCCAGGCTTCCGTGGCTCCGGCCGGCGGTGTTGCCCAGTTgctcaacaacaacaactcgAATCTCTACAACCAGCCGCAGCAGACGGCGTCGCATCCCTTCATGCGCCAACGATCGCTGACCAGCTCCAATCCCGCCCTGGAGCGCTCCACTGCCATGTCCGTGCGGCCACAGTCGCCGCCCAACGTCCAGGTGGAGTACGAGGTGGCCATGCCCTTCGTCTCCGCCTATCGGCACACCCCATATCACTCGCTGTGGGATCTGCACCAATG CTCGTCCACACCTCCGACAAGCCTGTCGCATATGGCTCGAATGATGGACTCCCTGATCCTGGACTCGCTGTCCCCATTTGCCTTCACCAAGATCACAGCCACCAGTCGACCCACTCGGAATGCCACCTTGAAGAAGGCTTCGGAAGGCGGACACTCCTCGACAGCGGAGCGCCACCGACCCATTAACAACTTGGGCTCGAATGCACCAGGAGGACTGGGCATTGGCGGAAGTGTTCCGCTGCGCAGCAAGCAGCGGCTGCCCACCCAAG AAGTGGCTCCACAGCCGCGAGCCAGTCAGGCGGCCCAGATGCCGTTCCCATCGCAGCAGCAGGACAACCGATGGGTGTCCTCCTTGAGGCGTCGTGATCCCGAGCTGCAGCCCACACTGCCCTCCATCAGCAGCAATGCGAACAGCAGCAGCCTGGGACAGAGCCACCACGGCAGTGCCGGGAATGTGGGACTGGCGGGCGCAGGTGCCCCCACACCCGTCTCCAGCATGGGTGCCATGAGACTGGGAAGGCCATCCAGGGCATCCGCCATGACCGCCGCCCTGAGGAAGAGTCGGTCCGTGGAGCGCCTGCGGGCAAGGAAGCTCAGCACCAACACCCAGCTGACTCTGAAGCACAAGCCGGTGAAGAAGAACTCACTGGACGAGAACTCCAACTCGGACGACCAGGATGCCACCACTTCGCTGGAGGACAACTCGCACGCCCAGTCCCTGTCCACCAGCCACAACACGCCCAAGTGCTCGCCAAAGACCAAGGCAAAGCACTTCTCGCCCCTGGGCTACGAGGCTCATCTGGTGGACACCCTCGAGAAGGACATCCTGCAGCGGCATCCCTGCATCAAGTGGACCGATGTGGCCGGACTCAACGAGGCCAAGACCATACTGCAG GAAGCGGTGGTGCTTCCGGTCATCATGCCGGAATTCTTCAAGGGAATCCGAAGGCCGTGGCGCGGAGTGTTGATGGTGGGACCGCCAGGCACTGGCAAAACGATGCTGGCCAAGGCGGTGGCCACAGAATGCGGCACCACCTTCTTCAATGTGTCCTCCTCGACCCTGACCTCCAAGTATCGAGGCGAGAGCGAGAAGCTGGTGCGGCTTCTCTTCGAGATGGCGCGCTTCTATGCTCCCAGCACTATCTTTATCGACGAGATCGACGCCCTGTGCGCCTCCAGGGGCAGCGATTCGGAGCACGAGGCCAGTCGACGGTTCAAGGCCGAGTTGCTCATCCAGATGGACGGGCTTAATGCAACCATGCAGGAGGAGAAGGTGATCATGGTGCTGGCGGCCACCAATCATCCGTGGGACATCGATGAGGCCTTTCGGAGACGTTTCGAGAAGCGGATCTACATTCCGCTCCCAAACG AGGACACCCGCTCCGCTCTACTCAATCTCTGCCTGAAGGACGTCTGCCTGTCGCCCAGCCTGAACACCGGAATGATCGGCGACGAGCTGCAGGGCTACTCGGGATCGGACATAAGCAACGTGTGTCGCGACGCCTCCATGATGGCCATGCGGCGCCTCATCTCGGGACGGACTCCCGATCAGATCAAGCAGATCCGCCGCGAGGAGGTGGACCAGCCGATCACGCTGCAGGACTTTCAGGACGCCCGCCAGCGCACCAAGAAGTCGGTGAGCGCCGACGACGTGGCCCGCTTCGAGAAGTGGATGGAGGAGTACGGGTCGTGCTAG
- the LOC128252535 gene encoding katanin p60 ATPase-containing subunit A1 isoform X4 — MRGEETTYRRTTREKIVLRGNTTIRTVDSTSTYLPVMSPAGSSTPPTSLSHMARMMDSLILDSLSPFAFTKITATSRPTRNATLKKASEGGHSSTAERHRPINNLGSNAPGGLGIGGSVPLRSKQRLPTQEVAPQPRASQAAQMPFPSQQQDNRWVSSLRRRDPELQPTLPSISSNANSSSLGQSHHGSAGNVGLAGAGAPTPVSSMGAMRLGRPSRASAMTAALRKSRSVERLRARKLSTNTQLTLKHKPVKKNSLDENSNSDDQDATTSLEDNSHAQSLSTSHNTPKCSPKTKAKHFSPLGYEAHLVDTLEKDILQRHPCIKWTDVAGLNEAKTILQEAVVLPVIMPEFFKGIRRPWRGVLMVGPPGTGKTMLAKAVATECGTTFFNVSSSTLTSKYRGESEKLVRLLFEMARFYAPSTIFIDEIDALCASRGSDSEHEASRRFKAELLIQMDGLNATMQEEKVIMVLAATNHPWDIDEAFRRRFEKRIYIPLPNEDTRSALLNLCLKDVCLSPSLNTGMIGDELQGYSGSDISNVCRDASMMAMRRLISGRTPDQIKQIRREEVDQPITLQDFQDARQRTKKSVSADDVARFEKWMEEYGSC, encoded by the exons ATGCGGGGCGAGGAAACGACCTACAGGCGCACTACGCGCGAGAAGATTGTGCTCCGAGGAAACACAACCATACGCACCGTGGACTCCACTTCCACATACCTGCCCGTGATGAGTCCAGCGGG CTCGTCCACACCTCCGACAAGCCTGTCGCATATGGCTCGAATGATGGACTCCCTGATCCTGGACTCGCTGTCCCCATTTGCCTTCACCAAGATCACAGCCACCAGTCGACCCACTCGGAATGCCACCTTGAAGAAGGCTTCGGAAGGCGGACACTCCTCGACAGCGGAGCGCCACCGACCCATTAACAACTTGGGCTCGAATGCACCAGGAGGACTGGGCATTGGCGGAAGTGTTCCGCTGCGCAGCAAGCAGCGGCTGCCCACCCAAG AAGTGGCTCCACAGCCGCGAGCCAGTCAGGCGGCCCAGATGCCGTTCCCATCGCAGCAGCAGGACAACCGATGGGTGTCCTCCTTGAGGCGTCGTGATCCCGAGCTGCAGCCCACACTGCCCTCCATCAGCAGCAATGCGAACAGCAGCAGCCTGGGACAGAGCCACCACGGCAGTGCCGGGAATGTGGGACTGGCGGGCGCAGGTGCCCCCACACCCGTCTCCAGCATGGGTGCCATGAGACTGGGAAGGCCATCCAGGGCATCCGCCATGACCGCCGCCCTGAGGAAGAGTCGGTCCGTGGAGCGCCTGCGGGCAAGGAAGCTCAGCACCAACACCCAGCTGACTCTGAAGCACAAGCCGGTGAAGAAGAACTCACTGGACGAGAACTCCAACTCGGACGACCAGGATGCCACCACTTCGCTGGAGGACAACTCGCACGCCCAGTCCCTGTCCACCAGCCACAACACGCCCAAGTGCTCGCCAAAGACCAAGGCAAAGCACTTCTCGCCCCTGGGCTACGAGGCTCATCTGGTGGACACCCTCGAGAAGGACATCCTGCAGCGGCATCCCTGCATCAAGTGGACCGATGTGGCCGGACTCAACGAGGCCAAGACCATACTGCAG GAAGCGGTGGTGCTTCCGGTCATCATGCCGGAATTCTTCAAGGGAATCCGAAGGCCGTGGCGCGGAGTGTTGATGGTGGGACCGCCAGGCACTGGCAAAACGATGCTGGCCAAGGCGGTGGCCACAGAATGCGGCACCACCTTCTTCAATGTGTCCTCCTCGACCCTGACCTCCAAGTATCGAGGCGAGAGCGAGAAGCTGGTGCGGCTTCTCTTCGAGATGGCGCGCTTCTATGCTCCCAGCACTATCTTTATCGACGAGATCGACGCCCTGTGCGCCTCCAGGGGCAGCGATTCGGAGCACGAGGCCAGTCGACGGTTCAAGGCCGAGTTGCTCATCCAGATGGACGGGCTTAATGCAACCATGCAGGAGGAGAAGGTGATCATGGTGCTGGCGGCCACCAATCATCCGTGGGACATCGATGAGGCCTTTCGGAGACGTTTCGAGAAGCGGATCTACATTCCGCTCCCAAACG AGGACACCCGCTCCGCTCTACTCAATCTCTGCCTGAAGGACGTCTGCCTGTCGCCCAGCCTGAACACCGGAATGATCGGCGACGAGCTGCAGGGCTACTCGGGATCGGACATAAGCAACGTGTGTCGCGACGCCTCCATGATGGCCATGCGGCGCCTCATCTCGGGACGGACTCCCGATCAGATCAAGCAGATCCGCCGCGAGGAGGTGGACCAGCCGATCACGCTGCAGGACTTTCAGGACGCCCGCCAGCGCACCAAGAAGTCGGTGAGCGCCGACGACGTGGCCCGCTTCGAGAAGTGGATGGAGGAGTACGGGTCGTGCTAG
- the LOC128252535 gene encoding katanin p60 ATPase-containing subunit A1 isoform X3, with product MRGEETTYRRTTREKIVLRGNTTIRTVDSTSTYLPVMSPAGSSTPPTSLSHMARMMDSLILDSLSPFAFTKITATSRPTRNATLKKASEGGHSSTAERHRPINNLGSNAPGGLGIGGSVPLRSKQRLPTQVSAAEVAPQPRASQAAQMPFPSQQQDNRWVSSLRRRDPELQPTLPSISSNANSSSLGQSHHGSAGNVGLAGAGAPTPVSSMGAMRLGRPSRASAMTAALRKSRSVERLRARKLSTNTQLTLKHKPVKKNSLDENSNSDDQDATTSLEDNSHAQSLSTSHNTPKCSPKTKAKHFSPLGYEAHLVDTLEKDILQRHPCIKWTDVAGLNEAKTILQEAVVLPVIMPEFFKGIRRPWRGVLMVGPPGTGKTMLAKAVATECGTTFFNVSSSTLTSKYRGESEKLVRLLFEMARFYAPSTIFIDEIDALCASRGSDSEHEASRRFKAELLIQMDGLNATMQEEKVIMVLAATNHPWDIDEAFRRRFEKRIYIPLPNEDTRSALLNLCLKDVCLSPSLNTGMIGDELQGYSGSDISNVCRDASMMAMRRLISGRTPDQIKQIRREEVDQPITLQDFQDARQRTKKSVSADDVARFEKWMEEYGSC from the exons ATGCGGGGCGAGGAAACGACCTACAGGCGCACTACGCGCGAGAAGATTGTGCTCCGAGGAAACACAACCATACGCACCGTGGACTCCACTTCCACATACCTGCCCGTGATGAGTCCAGCGGG CTCGTCCACACCTCCGACAAGCCTGTCGCATATGGCTCGAATGATGGACTCCCTGATCCTGGACTCGCTGTCCCCATTTGCCTTCACCAAGATCACAGCCACCAGTCGACCCACTCGGAATGCCACCTTGAAGAAGGCTTCGGAAGGCGGACACTCCTCGACAGCGGAGCGCCACCGACCCATTAACAACTTGGGCTCGAATGCACCAGGAGGACTGGGCATTGGCGGAAGTGTTCCGCTGCGCAGCAAGCAGCGGCTGCCCACCCAAG TCTCCGCCGCAGAAGTGGCTCCACAGCCGCGAGCCAGTCAGGCGGCCCAGATGCCGTTCCCATCGCAGCAGCAGGACAACCGATGGGTGTCCTCCTTGAGGCGTCGTGATCCCGAGCTGCAGCCCACACTGCCCTCCATCAGCAGCAATGCGAACAGCAGCAGCCTGGGACAGAGCCACCACGGCAGTGCCGGGAATGTGGGACTGGCGGGCGCAGGTGCCCCCACACCCGTCTCCAGCATGGGTGCCATGAGACTGGGAAGGCCATCCAGGGCATCCGCCATGACCGCCGCCCTGAGGAAGAGTCGGTCCGTGGAGCGCCTGCGGGCAAGGAAGCTCAGCACCAACACCCAGCTGACTCTGAAGCACAAGCCGGTGAAGAAGAACTCACTGGACGAGAACTCCAACTCGGACGACCAGGATGCCACCACTTCGCTGGAGGACAACTCGCACGCCCAGTCCCTGTCCACCAGCCACAACACGCCCAAGTGCTCGCCAAAGACCAAGGCAAAGCACTTCTCGCCCCTGGGCTACGAGGCTCATCTGGTGGACACCCTCGAGAAGGACATCCTGCAGCGGCATCCCTGCATCAAGTGGACCGATGTGGCCGGACTCAACGAGGCCAAGACCATACTGCAG GAAGCGGTGGTGCTTCCGGTCATCATGCCGGAATTCTTCAAGGGAATCCGAAGGCCGTGGCGCGGAGTGTTGATGGTGGGACCGCCAGGCACTGGCAAAACGATGCTGGCCAAGGCGGTGGCCACAGAATGCGGCACCACCTTCTTCAATGTGTCCTCCTCGACCCTGACCTCCAAGTATCGAGGCGAGAGCGAGAAGCTGGTGCGGCTTCTCTTCGAGATGGCGCGCTTCTATGCTCCCAGCACTATCTTTATCGACGAGATCGACGCCCTGTGCGCCTCCAGGGGCAGCGATTCGGAGCACGAGGCCAGTCGACGGTTCAAGGCCGAGTTGCTCATCCAGATGGACGGGCTTAATGCAACCATGCAGGAGGAGAAGGTGATCATGGTGCTGGCGGCCACCAATCATCCGTGGGACATCGATGAGGCCTTTCGGAGACGTTTCGAGAAGCGGATCTACATTCCGCTCCCAAACG AGGACACCCGCTCCGCTCTACTCAATCTCTGCCTGAAGGACGTCTGCCTGTCGCCCAGCCTGAACACCGGAATGATCGGCGACGAGCTGCAGGGCTACTCGGGATCGGACATAAGCAACGTGTGTCGCGACGCCTCCATGATGGCCATGCGGCGCCTCATCTCGGGACGGACTCCCGATCAGATCAAGCAGATCCGCCGCGAGGAGGTGGACCAGCCGATCACGCTGCAGGACTTTCAGGACGCCCGCCAGCGCACCAAGAAGTCGGTGAGCGCCGACGACGTGGCCCGCTTCGAGAAGTGGATGGAGGAGTACGGGTCGTGCTAG
- the LOC128252535 gene encoding katanin p60 ATPase-containing subunit A1 isoform X1 yields the protein MFNTSAQNWFGMGQASVAPAGGVAQLLNNNNSNLYNQPQQTASHPFMRQRSLTSSNPALERSTAMSVRPQSPPNVQVEYEVAMPFVSAYRHTPYHSLWDLHQCSSTPPTSLSHMARMMDSLILDSLSPFAFTKITATSRPTRNATLKKASEGGHSSTAERHRPINNLGSNAPGGLGIGGSVPLRSKQRLPTQVSAAEVAPQPRASQAAQMPFPSQQQDNRWVSSLRRRDPELQPTLPSISSNANSSSLGQSHHGSAGNVGLAGAGAPTPVSSMGAMRLGRPSRASAMTAALRKSRSVERLRARKLSTNTQLTLKHKPVKKNSLDENSNSDDQDATTSLEDNSHAQSLSTSHNTPKCSPKTKAKHFSPLGYEAHLVDTLEKDILQRHPCIKWTDVAGLNEAKTILQEAVVLPVIMPEFFKGIRRPWRGVLMVGPPGTGKTMLAKAVATECGTTFFNVSSSTLTSKYRGESEKLVRLLFEMARFYAPSTIFIDEIDALCASRGSDSEHEASRRFKAELLIQMDGLNATMQEEKVIMVLAATNHPWDIDEAFRRRFEKRIYIPLPNEDTRSALLNLCLKDVCLSPSLNTGMIGDELQGYSGSDISNVCRDASMMAMRRLISGRTPDQIKQIRREEVDQPITLQDFQDARQRTKKSVSADDVARFEKWMEEYGSC from the exons ATGTTCAACACCAGTGCCCAGAATTGGTTCGGCATGGGCCAGGCTTCCGTGGCTCCGGCCGGCGGTGTTGCCCAGTTgctcaacaacaacaactcgAATCTCTACAACCAGCCGCAGCAGACGGCGTCGCATCCCTTCATGCGCCAACGATCGCTGACCAGCTCCAATCCCGCCCTGGAGCGCTCCACTGCCATGTCCGTGCGGCCACAGTCGCCGCCCAACGTCCAGGTGGAGTACGAGGTGGCCATGCCCTTCGTCTCCGCCTATCGGCACACCCCATATCACTCGCTGTGGGATCTGCACCAATG CTCGTCCACACCTCCGACAAGCCTGTCGCATATGGCTCGAATGATGGACTCCCTGATCCTGGACTCGCTGTCCCCATTTGCCTTCACCAAGATCACAGCCACCAGTCGACCCACTCGGAATGCCACCTTGAAGAAGGCTTCGGAAGGCGGACACTCCTCGACAGCGGAGCGCCACCGACCCATTAACAACTTGGGCTCGAATGCACCAGGAGGACTGGGCATTGGCGGAAGTGTTCCGCTGCGCAGCAAGCAGCGGCTGCCCACCCAAG TCTCCGCCGCAGAAGTGGCTCCACAGCCGCGAGCCAGTCAGGCGGCCCAGATGCCGTTCCCATCGCAGCAGCAGGACAACCGATGGGTGTCCTCCTTGAGGCGTCGTGATCCCGAGCTGCAGCCCACACTGCCCTCCATCAGCAGCAATGCGAACAGCAGCAGCCTGGGACAGAGCCACCACGGCAGTGCCGGGAATGTGGGACTGGCGGGCGCAGGTGCCCCCACACCCGTCTCCAGCATGGGTGCCATGAGACTGGGAAGGCCATCCAGGGCATCCGCCATGACCGCCGCCCTGAGGAAGAGTCGGTCCGTGGAGCGCCTGCGGGCAAGGAAGCTCAGCACCAACACCCAGCTGACTCTGAAGCACAAGCCGGTGAAGAAGAACTCACTGGACGAGAACTCCAACTCGGACGACCAGGATGCCACCACTTCGCTGGAGGACAACTCGCACGCCCAGTCCCTGTCCACCAGCCACAACACGCCCAAGTGCTCGCCAAAGACCAAGGCAAAGCACTTCTCGCCCCTGGGCTACGAGGCTCATCTGGTGGACACCCTCGAGAAGGACATCCTGCAGCGGCATCCCTGCATCAAGTGGACCGATGTGGCCGGACTCAACGAGGCCAAGACCATACTGCAG GAAGCGGTGGTGCTTCCGGTCATCATGCCGGAATTCTTCAAGGGAATCCGAAGGCCGTGGCGCGGAGTGTTGATGGTGGGACCGCCAGGCACTGGCAAAACGATGCTGGCCAAGGCGGTGGCCACAGAATGCGGCACCACCTTCTTCAATGTGTCCTCCTCGACCCTGACCTCCAAGTATCGAGGCGAGAGCGAGAAGCTGGTGCGGCTTCTCTTCGAGATGGCGCGCTTCTATGCTCCCAGCACTATCTTTATCGACGAGATCGACGCCCTGTGCGCCTCCAGGGGCAGCGATTCGGAGCACGAGGCCAGTCGACGGTTCAAGGCCGAGTTGCTCATCCAGATGGACGGGCTTAATGCAACCATGCAGGAGGAGAAGGTGATCATGGTGCTGGCGGCCACCAATCATCCGTGGGACATCGATGAGGCCTTTCGGAGACGTTTCGAGAAGCGGATCTACATTCCGCTCCCAAACG AGGACACCCGCTCCGCTCTACTCAATCTCTGCCTGAAGGACGTCTGCCTGTCGCCCAGCCTGAACACCGGAATGATCGGCGACGAGCTGCAGGGCTACTCGGGATCGGACATAAGCAACGTGTGTCGCGACGCCTCCATGATGGCCATGCGGCGCCTCATCTCGGGACGGACTCCCGATCAGATCAAGCAGATCCGCCGCGAGGAGGTGGACCAGCCGATCACGCTGCAGGACTTTCAGGACGCCCGCCAGCGCACCAAGAAGTCGGTGAGCGCCGACGACGTGGCCCGCTTCGAGAAGTGGATGGAGGAGTACGGGTCGTGCTAG
- the LOC128252556 gene encoding protein jagunal yields the protein MATRGGPMVAGTDGNDFEFRQRVAGTYQISLLNKSRLKFCIFFHALLFFVMLAKLTSDILDRLDIFVLEIEELEVPPPLWWEYVWAASLLTSFLGLSAARGNKVREMQKYMVAILLFAILPLFYCFAYYFSDVWEFATLDKSVELDETDIFVWRGYPYGVFWYAFCFVGFQVHGFTLYFAYNLVKAWKARTATRKFQ from the exons ATGGCAACGCGCGGCGGTCCAATGGTGGCGGGCACCGACGGCAACGATTTCGAGTTCAGGCAGCGCGTAGCTGGCACATATCAAATTAG CCTGCTGAACAAGTCCAGGTTGAAGTTCTGCATCTTCTTTCACGCCCTGCTCTTCTTCGTGATGCTGGCCAAGCTCACGTCGGACATCCTGGACCGCCTGGACATCTTTGTGCTGGAgatcgaggagctggaggtgCCGCCGCCGCTGTGGTGGGAGTACGTGTGGGCTGCGTCGCTGCTCACCTCCTTCCTGGGCCTCTCGGCCGCCAGGGGCAACAAGGTGCGCGAGATGCAGAAGTACATGGTGGCCATCCTGCTGTTCGCCATCCTGCCGCTCTTCTACTGCTTCGCCTACTACTTCTCGGACGTGTGGGAGTTCGCCACGCTGGACAAGTCCGTGGAGCTGGACGAGACGGACATTTTCGTGTGGCGC GGCTACCCGTACGGCGTTTTCTGGTACGCCTTCTGCTTCGTGGGATTCCAGGTCCACGGATTCACGCTGTACTTCGCCTACAACCTGGTCAAGGCCTGGAAGGCCAGAACTGCCACGCGCAAGTTCCAGTAA